The DNA window GCCGATCAATGGCCCGGGCCAGTCTTAGCCACCGCTCCATCGACTGATGTCCATTGACTGTCTTCCGGCTTCAAGCATAACGGTTTCTCACCAGATTTACAAGGCAACCGCCTAAAAAAAGCCCCTGCATTTTAAAAGCAGGGGCCCCCTTTTGCTTTGCTATGATATCTCTGCTATGGCTGGGCCGAAGCATCCCACGTTAGAATATCTTTTTCCGACTTGGGTCGGTCGCGCCATTCCTCAGCGTCGGGCAATGGACCTTTCTTTTCGGTGATATTATAGCCCATCTCCTTCCACTGCTCAGCCAGGTACCGATTCCATTCAATGTAGTGTTGCCACTCCTCTGGCACCTCGTCGTCCGGATAGATGGCCTCAACCGGACAGGTAGGCACGCAGGCATTACAGTCGATACATTCATCAGGGTGAATCGCCAGAAAGTTGGGCCCTTCGTAG is part of the Rhodothermus sp. genome and encodes:
- a CDS encoding ferredoxin family protein, producing YEGPNFLAIHPDECIDCNACVPTCPVEAIYPDDEVPEEWQHYIEWNRYLAEQWKEMGYNITEKKGPLPDAEEWRDRPKSEKDILTWDASAQP